ATGCAGTCCAACCCGGTGGCCACATCATCGCCGTTGACCCATCAACGGGTATGCTAGCGCGCGCCCGAACAAAGCAGCGGTCTTTACAGATTGATTGGATTGAATTTATGTACGGACGAGCAGAATCATTGCCCTTTGACGCAGGTTCCTTCGATATGGTACTCGGTACAGGATTCTTGCACTTTACGGATCTCAAACTATCCATCCCGGAAATGACGCGGTTGGTGCGCCCCGGTGGCGTGATCGGGAGTTGGCATCCACTAAAGGCTGACCTGAACGTCCCCTTCTTTCGGGAGTGGTTTGCACCGCTCTTTGAACTCGCCGCGAAGCGGGCAGAACGTCCAAGGGATTTTTTGATCGAACCAAACACGGTAAATGAAGCGTTGGTCATGGCTGGATTGATTCGAGTGGAAGAACGCAGCATGCCTGTTATCACAATGTTTCATGACCCAGTCAAAGTTGTGAATCACTTCATTCGTGGTGTGGGTTGGTTCAGCGAGGAACTGGCTCCACTCCCCTGGAAAGCGCGCGAAGACCTGATTGAAGACTTGATCGAGCGAGGCAAGTACGTCTGTGAACGGTTCACTCCGGAGGAACGAGTATTCCGTTTTCCGGGACAAGCCATTCGCGCCAAGCGCCCTATTCGGTGATTCTGCAATTGCCGAATAGGTTCTGAAAGTATCCATTGCATCAACAGACAAACAAATTGACAAGGGCAAACTCTGCGAAAGCAGGGGACGCAAAACTACAGGGGCTATCGGCGAAAGATTTCATTCGCCAACCGCCAGCCAGTTGCCGATTTGACGATGTCCATCGGCGCACATCGCTCCCCTGCCCCATGAATTTGTCCCAAAATGGGGGCATATGCGATGCGGGTTGACGAGGAAGAATCGCGCATTGGTTTGGGAGATGATTGCTACCTCGACCTTGATGGCGAGTTTCTCATGAAAGACGGCGAACGTTTATTCCTCACAGCCATTGCCTTTCGCCTGCTGCGGTTTTTTGCCGAACATCCAGGCGAGATTATATCTAGCCAAGACTTGATCCGCCGCGGCTGGGGCAAGGACAGCATGGTGGAACGCGATGAACTCTACGTCTACATCAACACCATTCGGGCAAGCTTGGAAGATACCCCTGGCAGACCACGCTGTTTGAGGACCATACGAGGCCAGGGGTATATCTTATATCCTCGTGACAAAAGTTCTCTGTGGTAGAGTAGAATTCCCTCGTAATCACTTATGATCTCAGAATGGGGTGATGACATAATGCAGTCTGATCCTTGCGCTGAACGGATCACTGTGATCTGTCCATTTATTTACTCCCATGCTCCGATTCGAATCGGAGGTATCGATTTTCAAGTACTTAGGCGGGATCAGGTCTACGATGACGACTTGCTTAACGCCGCCTCTCGAAAAATGCGGATTTTCCGCAAAACAAAGGAACTACCGGTTGATTCCAGCTTGGTCGTCGTACTTGATGGGCAGCAAAGCGCCAATGCATTCCGGACGGCCGTGCTCTGCTTAATGTATATGGAACTCATCCGCTCGTCTCATACCAATGACGATTGCTTCGCAGATCATTTCGAGTATGACCAGGTTTGGCACGAACGGGACGATTCATCCATCACCTTGTTCGAGCGCGGTAGGTGGCTTGTCGGAACCGTGGACAGCCTAGTGCGCAATCTACCAGGAGGATTACAGCCCAGGTGCATTCGTGCCTTTGACGAAATAGAATCCGAACAGGCCAATCAATTGTATGGCTTGATGAGTTCAAATCAAAGGGTTCATAGTGCCATCCGATGGTACTGTAAATCGTTCCGCTGGTGTATGGACCGGGAAGATCGACTCATTTCCATCATCACCGCATTCGAAGCACTCATGGAAATCACAAGATCGGAAAAACGAAAGTACAACAACTCGATCAAAGACCCGATCGGATACCAACTGATGGAGCGTCTCATAGACCATCCTGACCTGCATCACTGGTTTGTTGCCGCGTACACGGCACGCAACGCGCTGATGCATGAAGGGTATAGTGAGTCTGAAGCGTTCACTTATCACGATTCTGCCAACAACGCACCCATTCAATCACATGAAGGCATTGCGAGAGTTGTCTTCGATTTCTTGATTCGAGCCCTCTCAGATCAAGCACCACCCACATCCGATCTTGCGGTTTCTTTAATGAACCTGGTCAAATCCGACGTCATTATTGGGGCAGTTACGTCAAATCGCAGGAATCTATGTGAGGCGATCGATCTTCTCTGCTTGCCAACGCCCTCAGTTTCACAACTTCTCGAAGCGTGTGCCAAGCTGTCCCGTATCAACAAAATCGATCTGTCATTGACGAGTGAACAGTGCGAATCCTACGGGTTGGATCTCCAACGGATCGCTGATGGCTTGCCCAATGAACACGACATGGTTCTCAGGTCCACAGTAGCGAGCAGTTTACGGCATGCTTGTCATCACTTGGACTATTTTCGACAAATATTGAGAACCCATTCAGGCTGAAGGACTTCAGGTCACTCCCTGTGAAATTAAAGGCCCAAATCGCCTATTCCAACTGGATTGAAATGCAAGGATGATAGGCTATTCAGAGAATAGGCAGCAAACGTCGTGCAATCACGACGCCAGCTTAGCAGCGATTTAGATCGATTGCTCCAATATTTGTCCATTTTCCTTCAGCCAGTTTTTCGCCTTGTCCATCGTCGGCGCTTGGGCTCGGACGATGTTCCAGAAACTTGGCGTGTGATTGGCCTCCAAGAGATGCGCGAGTTCATGAACGATCACGTAGTCGATGACAAACATCGGAGCTTTGATGAGGCGCCAGTTGAAGTTGACGTTATCATTCATTGTGCAGGAACCCCATCGATAGCGATTGTCCGCGATCTTCACCTTGGAAACATTGACACCCAACTGGCGAGCATGTTGCAATACCCGCGGGACAATCTTCTCTTTCGCTCTCTGGATATACCAATTTCGAAGCGCCTCTGCCCTTTTGTCTAACGGTGAATCGGGGATCAGAAAACGCTGCTCAAACCGAATCTCCTTGAATCCGGAATTCACGATTTCAATCCGATATTGCCGTCCCAAATAGAGGGCAGACTCGCCGCTCACCAGTTCCTTCCCCGGAGCATGAGGTAAGTCTTGATATTTTTGTGGATGCCCGATTTTCTCGTAGATCCACTGACGTTTTGCGGTTACAACCTTCTCGATTTGTTCGTCAGAACACCCTACTGGCGCATGAACAACAACACTGCGGTCGCGTTCTACAGTAATGGTTAGCTTTCTTCGCTTTACAGATCGCTGGATAGAATAAGCAAATTCCAACTCCATCACTCCGCGTAGAGAATCATATCATGGTTCTTCTCGGCAATTTCCATGATCCGGCTGATGATGTGGGCTCTATTTCGAATCAGGTCTGGCAACGCCAAGAAGTCGGATGAAAGCAGGACGGATTGAAGGTCTGCCCTCAGCTTGTTACGAGCCGGAATGCTCTCCCAAAATCCGGTTAACCGAAGCTCCCGCTCCACGACCAAAAAAATTTGTTGCGTCAGGTTTACGAGCAACGCAATCTCATCGTCATTGAGATCCTTCTCGTCAAACACCTCGCGTTTTAGACTTCGGAAAAATGGCATCTGCTTCTTCCGGTGTAGCCCGTACGTCGGCTCTTTCTGGACGTTCATAATGCGTTCGCGAAGTTTTTCTAACTCCTCATAGATCTGCGCCCAGTTGTTGCGAAATTCCTCGAATATGGCTGACAGGGCGGCTGCAAAGGATGCTTGAAGGTCCGGGTCATCTTCGAGTTCCACATCGAGATGATGTCGAATCGCGTGCTCTACTTCGGCCGCTTTCGTTTTCGTTCGTTTGCGCTTCCCAACCTGTTTTTGAAAATCTTCATCCAAGATGGAAATCGGCTCCACCTTGACTTCGATGCCCTTGGACGCAAGATATGCGTCCGCAATGCCTCGAAGCTTCGAAGGAATGCCTTTCATACTAAGGCGCTCGTCTCGAAAGTGCTTGCCAGCTAGCACGTTAATTTCTGTGAGCGCCAAATAGTCCGCTTCATAATCGAGCGCCTGGCGGGCTGGATACACCAAGTTCATACACTGGGTGAACTTTTTAAAGGCCATCATAAAATCAAAACGCAGGTCCTCATCGTAAAACAGATCAAAGAACGCATCATGATCCGTCAAATCGGTCAACCCGTGTTTCTTTAGAAGTTCCATGATGGCTGCATGACTGGCGATCAGTTCGCGCAGCTCCTCTTCTGGAAAACTGATGGCATGGGTGATCTCTTTTTGTTCCCGCTCATCATAGGCGTCAATCGCTTTTTTCAAATGGTGGCCAATTCCGACATAGTCCACCACAAACCCCTTATCCTTGTCGGATCCGCTGACGCGGTTAACGCGAGCAATCGCCTGTAAGAGATTATGCGCAATGATCACTTTATCAAGATACATGACCTGCTCAACCGGGGCGTCGAAGCCTGTCAAGAGCATGTTGTTGACGATCACAATGCCAAGATCACCCTTGACACCATCATCCTCGGCGCCAAAGGCCATTTTGAAACTCTTGATACTCGCCTCGTGTTTCGAACTGTCTGTGTAGGGTTTGAGATGTGGCAGGTCGTTGTGATTGCCAGAAATGATGACGTCCGTCTTCAGCTTCCTGAGTTGATCCAGGTCAAGCTTTCTTGGGTTACGCAGTTCCAACTCAGCCAATTGTTCCGACAACGCTTGATCAATATGACTCTTGTACCGCACAGCCGCTTCACGTGACGTGGCGACCACTTGCGCCTTATAGCCATTTGGAAAGACGTGCGTCAGGTAGTGTTTCACCATGTCTTTCGCCTTCGCTGCAATGGTGGGTTCAGCCTCTA
This genomic interval from Ferroacidibacillus organovorans contains the following:
- a CDS encoding winged helix-turn-helix domain-containing protein; protein product: MRVDEEESRIGLGDDCYLDLDGEFLMKDGERLFLTAIAFRLLRFFAEHPGEIISSQDLIRRGWGKDSMVERDELYVYINTIRASLEDTPGRPRCLRTIRGQGYILYPRDKSSLW
- a CDS encoding HEPN domain-containing protein translates to MQSDPCAERITVICPFIYSHAPIRIGGIDFQVLRRDQVYDDDLLNAASRKMRIFRKTKELPVDSSLVVVLDGQQSANAFRTAVLCLMYMELIRSSHTNDDCFADHFEYDQVWHERDDSSITLFERGRWLVGTVDSLVRNLPGGLQPRCIRAFDEIESEQANQLYGLMSSNQRVHSAIRWYCKSFRWCMDREDRLISIITAFEALMEITRSEKRKYNNSIKDPIGYQLMERLIDHPDLHHWFVAAYTARNALMHEGYSESEAFTYHDSANNAPIQSHEGIARVVFDFLIRALSDQAPPTSDLAVSLMNLVKSDVIIGAVTSNRRNLCEAIDLLCLPTPSVSQLLEACAKLSRINKIDLSLTSEQCESYGLDLQRIADGLPNEHDMVLRSTVASSLRHACHHLDYFRQILRTHSG
- a CDS encoding M48 family metallopeptidase produces the protein MEFAYSIQRSVKRRKLTITVERDRSVVVHAPVGCSDEQIEKVVTAKRQWIYEKIGHPQKYQDLPHAPGKELVSGESALYLGRQYRIEIVNSGFKEIRFEQRFLIPDSPLDKRAEALRNWYIQRAKEKIVPRVLQHARQLGVNVSKVKIADNRYRWGSCTMNDNVNFNWRLIKAPMFVIDYVIVHELAHLLEANHTPSFWNIVRAQAPTMDKAKNWLKENGQILEQSI